Proteins encoded within one genomic window of Oncorhynchus keta strain PuntledgeMale-10-30-2019 chromosome 12, Oket_V2, whole genome shotgun sequence:
- the LOC118372968 gene encoding zinc finger and BTB domain-containing protein 7C-like, producing MGHSEDDLIGIPFPNHSSDVLCCLNEQRRAGLLCDVVLIVRDQEYQTHRSVLAACSLYFKKLFTVASDGRDKHSVYEIDFVAPESLTAILEFAYTSTLTVTASNVKEILGAAQMLEIPCIVTVCLEIMDSGKGGGEGDEEEDEEEEEQEEEEEEESRKDEQEVHEEDNASEWSTRSSESQDQAESERGAPPSTSQYQHQYELQRNRKCTDKDSQCEKPSPEHERMESRALKDFSIESLLQEGLYPKLPSVLDRRDNFSPLLPGFYPPMWAAEFPRFPPQVLDPSHHAQTPTLHRSSHPSQLDNRPLDLAVKREVVKEELKEEVPPSMLHSDFLKDLMTSGLGVGVVRSEGPHLHPGQIKQEEDFRSYLSFLSASSHLGALFPPWQMEEERKMKPKASQQCPICNKVIQGAGKLPRHMRTHTGEKPYMCTICEVRFTRQDKLKIHMRKHTGERPYVCLHCNSKFVHNYDLKNHLRIHTGVRPYQCEHCYKSFTRSDHLHRHIKRQSCRVSRPRRGRKPAAWRSANNFLQGPPDSANHHEDGKGGCRLLPSSHRGVRGHGLGLGERERQALGGKGLGYKDLDSDSRESREGREAREGREGREAREGRECREAREAREGREAREARHHQSDRKHVVDKVELERQRGVFTFALAGPGGEILTHPPFYTPTPDPWTIRLENHASPIPEPTN from the exons ATGGGCCACAGTGAAGATGACCTGATTGGGATTCCGTTCCCCAACCACAGCAGCGATGTCCTGTGCTGCCTTAACGAACAGCGGCGCGCCGGGTTGCTCTGTGACGTGGTGCTCATCGTACGCGACCAGGAGTACCAGACCCACCGCTCGGTCCTCGCCGCCTGCAGCCTGTACTTCAAGAAGCTCTTCACCGTGGCCTCAGACGGAAGGGACAAGCACAGTGTGTATGAGATAGACTTCGTGGCCCCGGAGTCGCTGACGGCCATCTTGGAGTTCGCCTACACATCTACGCTAACGGTGACGGCGTCCAACGTGAAAGAAATTCTTGGAGCGGCTCAGATGTTGGAGATCCCCTGCATCGTCACCGTCTGTCTGGAGATTATGGACTCTggcaagggaggaggagagggagatgaggaggaagacgaagaggaggaggaacaggaggaggaggaagaggaagagtcgAGGAAGGACGAGCAGGAGGTTCATGAGGAGGACAACGCCAGTGAGTGGTCAACGAGGTCGTCAGAGAGTCAGGACCAGGCCGAGTCGGAGAGAGGAGCACCACCCAGTACCTCTCAGTACCAGCACCAGTATGAGCTGCAGAGGAACAGGAAGTGTACAGACAAAGACTCTCAGTGTGAGAAACCCAGCCCGGAGCATGAGCGCATGGAGAGCCGAGCCCTCAAGGACTTTTCCATTGAGTCTCTGCTACAGGAAGGGCTGTACCCTAAACTGCCATCAGTCCTGGACAGGAGGGACAACTTTTCCCCTCTGCTCCCTGGCTTCTACCCTCCCATGTGGGCTGCAGAGTTCCCAAGATTCCCCCCGCAGGTCCTAGACCCCAGCCACCACGCCCAGACCCCGACCCTCCACCGTTCCTCCCACCCTTCTCAACTGGACAACCGACCCTTAGACCTGGCCGTGAAGAGAGAGGTCGTCAAGGAGGAGCTGAAGGAGGAAGTCCCTCCCAGCATGCTCCACAGTGACTTCCTGAAAGACTTAATGACCTCCGgcctgggggtgggggtggtacGGTCCGAGGGGCCTCACCTCCACCCGGGTCAGATAAAGCAGGAGGAAGACTTCCGCTCATACCTGAGCTTCCTGAGTGCATCAAGCCACCTGGGGGCACTGTTCCCTCCCTggcagatggaggaggagaggaagatgaagcCCAAAGCATCCCAGCAGTGTCCCATCTGTAACAAGGTGATCCAGGGGGCGGGGAAACTACCCAGACACATGaggactcacacaggagagaaaccatacaTGTGCACCATCTGTGAGGTGCGCTTCACCAG GCAAGACAAGCTGAAGATCCACATGCGGAAGCACACAGGAGAGCGGCCCTACGTCTGCCTCCACTGCAACTCTAAGTTTGTCCACAACTACGACCTGAAGAACCACTTGCGTATCCACACAGGGGTGCGGCCCTACCAGTGTGAGCACTGCTACAAGAGCTTCACACGCTCAGACCACCTGCACCGACACATCAAGAGGCAGAGCTGCCGCGTCTCACGCCCTCGACGAGGCCGCAAGCCCGCCGCCTGGCGCTCAGCCAACAACTTCCTGCAGGGCCCTCCTGACTCGGCCAATCACCACGAGGATGGCAAGGGCGGCTGCCGGCTCCTGCCCTCCTCCCATCGAGGCGTTAGAGGTCACGGTCTGGgcctaggggagagagagagacaggccctgGGTGGTAAGGGCCTGGGTTATAAGGACTTGGACAGTGACAGCAGAGAGAGCCGGGAGGGCAGGGAGGCCAGAGAGGGCCGGGAGGGCCGGGAGGCTAGAGAGGGCCGGGAGTGCCGGGAAGCtagagaggccagagagggccgagaggctagagaggctcgGCATCACCAGTCAGACAGGAAGCATGTGGTTGACAAGGTGgagctggagagacagaggggcgtgTTCACCTTTGCCCTGGCGGGGCCTGGGGGGGAAATCCTTACCCACCCTCCATTTTACACCCCGACCCCTGACCCCTGGACCATTAGACTGGAGAACCACGCCTCTCCCATCCCTGAGCCGACCAACTGA